From Algoriphagus sp. NG3, the proteins below share one genomic window:
- a CDS encoding glycoside hydrolase family 76 protein, which translates to MKKINLVLTLSTILIFSFCGSKSQTKQELDLNRTSEELDNSVPDKDQAYWEELAEGMNRALIRHFWGANFEGYEDRYYFNYGSDMSNMTTNHYWPQAHAMDVVVDGYKRTSDQFYLDLYPLWWDGAPRYNFSGREEDAWWNEFVDDMEWIVLAQLRMYESTGDEQYFAKANQMYNDWIWTNWGPEDEAPWYGGITWKTDVEKTKNACSNGPGALVAARIYTLYDQISTPGDKAKQAYLDEAVKIYTWLRNNLYEPSEGKVFDNMNREGKIDQAIYTYNQGTFLGAAHELYKITGEKQYLEDAVQASNYVIDRMSTNNGVLPNSTSGDGGLFNGIFFRYFVNLVNEPDLDAVSHEKFHTYITKCATVMAENGVNKNTMLYSGDWWNAPADDAPVALTPMLTGCMLAEAMCVLKPLN; encoded by the coding sequence ATGAAAAAAATCAATTTAGTACTCACCTTATCCACCATCCTCATTTTTTCCTTTTGCGGAAGCAAGAGCCAAACTAAGCAAGAATTGGATTTGAATAGAACTTCAGAGGAACTGGATAATAGCGTGCCGGATAAAGATCAGGCTTATTGGGAAGAACTGGCTGAGGGGATGAATAGAGCGTTGATCAGGCATTTCTGGGGAGCTAATTTTGAAGGATATGAAGACCGGTACTACTTCAATTACGGGAGTGATATGTCTAATATGACTACCAATCACTATTGGCCGCAGGCCCATGCAATGGATGTAGTAGTGGATGGGTATAAGCGCACCTCAGACCAGTTTTATCTGGATCTTTATCCGTTATGGTGGGATGGAGCACCTCGGTATAATTTCTCAGGGAGAGAAGAAGATGCCTGGTGGAATGAGTTTGTGGATGATATGGAATGGATAGTGCTGGCTCAGTTAAGAATGTACGAATCCACTGGCGATGAGCAATATTTTGCGAAAGCAAACCAGATGTACAATGACTGGATATGGACCAACTGGGGGCCGGAGGATGAAGCTCCCTGGTATGGCGGGATTACCTGGAAAACCGACGTGGAGAAAACAAAAAATGCCTGTTCCAATGGGCCGGGCGCTTTAGTCGCCGCTAGGATTTATACCCTGTATGATCAGATCAGCACCCCGGGAGATAAAGCTAAACAAGCCTATCTGGATGAAGCGGTGAAAATATACACTTGGTTAAGGAATAATCTATATGAACCAAGTGAAGGAAAAGTATTTGATAATATGAACAGGGAAGGGAAGATAGATCAAGCTATCTATACCTATAATCAGGGTACTTTTTTAGGAGCGGCGCATGAATTGTATAAGATTACCGGGGAGAAGCAATACCTGGAAGATGCTGTTCAGGCCTCCAATTATGTCATAGACCGTATGTCCACCAATAACGGTGTTCTTCCAAATTCCACTTCCGGTGACGGGGGGCTTTTCAATGGCATCTTCTTCCGCTATTTTGTGAACTTAGTCAATGAGCCTGACTTAGATGCTGTCAGCCATGAGAAATTCCACACCTACATCACAAAATGTGCAACAGTTATGGCAGAAAATGGGGTAAATAAAAACACCATGCTGTATAGTGGAGATTGGTGGAATGCTCCGGCAGATGACGCTCCTGTGGCTTTGACCCCAATGCTGACTGGATGTATGCTGGCAGAAGCTATGTGTGTGCTAAAACCTCTTAATTAG